A window of the Acidobacteriota bacterium genome harbors these coding sequences:
- a CDS encoding GTP-binding protein, with protein sequence MGKEKFDRSKPHVNIGTIGHVDHGKTTLTAAITSTLASKGLAETVA encoded by the coding sequence ATGGGTAAGGAAAAGTTTGATCGTTCAAAGCCTCACGTGAACATCGGTACGATCGGTCACGTAGATCATGGAAAGACGACGCTGACGGCGGCGATCACGAGCACTTTGGCCTCGAAGGGTTTGGCCGAGACGGTGGCGT